GAATTTGATTATCGCAAATTGGAAATCCGTAGCTGTTGTCACCTTCAAAATCCTCAGCCTTATATATTCCAACCACACCTTCAATAAACGCTTTGCTTGTATCAATTGAAGATATCCTTCCAGAAGGTATAGAACTTCTTACTACAGACACATAAAGCATGTTAGGAAATTTGTAATCGTCTACATATATTGCTGAACCTTTAATCTTTTCAAGTCCATCTACCCTGTCGTACTCTTTGCCAATATAATTCATTAAACCTCCTCCATTCTTACCAAGTGTGGCTGTCTCTAAGCAGTATTTTTTCTGCACTTACTGGTAAACTGAAACACCTGTATCCAACAGCATTATAAACAGCATTTGAAATAGTTGGTGCAGGTGCATCTATGCTTATCTCTCCAACTCCCTTCATGCCGAAAACACCTGTAGTCTCATAAGTCTCAACATGCAAAGTTTCAATATCAGGCACATCCATTATGCTTGGAATAATATAAGTTGACATTTTATTATTTAATACCCTTGAGTCTTTAAGCTTTAATCCTTCATAAAGAGCATAACCTATCCCTTGTGCCGCTCCTCCATGTATCTGTCCCTTAAGAGATTGCAGATTAATAACCTTTCCGCATTCAGTAGCAGTTATATATTTAACCACACTAACTTCACCTGTTAGCAAATCAACTTCAACTAATGCCATATGAGCTGCATGCGAATAAATTATATGAGGCAGTCCGTGACCTATCTCGTGCTTATCTTTCGCCACTGGATTATCTGCATAGCATACTGCAATTCTATCCTCCTTTGAAATCGCTTTGCACACAACGTCAAAACTTATATTGCCTTTTCTTCCTTTTATTTTACCTTCCTTAAAACTTAAGTTTTCCTTATTTTCTTGTAATAACATAGCCGCAGCACTAAGCATCCTATCTTTCATTATCTTTGCTGCACCATCTAACGCTTTTCCATATATATAGGTAGTTCGTGAAGCAGAGGCTGGTCCTGAATCTAATGTGAACTTTGAATCTGGTGTGGTGTACTTAATTTTAGACCTATCCATATCGAAATGTTCTGCAATAATTTGAACATAAGCGGTTGTGTTTCCCTGCCCCATGTCCGAAATTCCTCCATAAACAATGAGGCTTCCGTTGCCGCAAAGCTCTAGTTTGGCTTGAGCAAAGTCTGGTATGTTTACTCCTAGACCTCCTCCTTGATAAGAGCATGCTATTCCAAGTCCTCTTTTTTTATTAGGCTTAACATTTTCTAGATACTGCTCTCTATTTTTATATAGTTCCGTTCTTTCTAAAGCTTCCAAGCATTCCTTAAGCCCTGTACTGTATATAAAGGTATGCCCAATACATGAAGTATCCCATTGCTTAATAACATTCAGTTTTCTAAATTCAAGAGGCTCTATATTACATTTTTCTGACAGTATATCCATTTGTGATTCAAAAGCAAAATTTACTTGAGGCACTCCAAAGCCTCTAAATGCTCCTCCAATTGGATTGTTCGTATAAACTGCGAAACCCTCTACGTGAGTATTGTCAACTCTATAAGGACCCGCAAAATGCTCTACCGCAAGATTCAGAACCTCCGCCCCAAGACTTGCATAAGCTCCTTTATCAAAGTAAAGCTTGGCTTCGCAGCCAATTATTGTTCCGTCTCTTTTAGCGGCAGTCTTATAATGCATATAAGCAGCATGTCTATGATAACTTGAATTTATAGACTCAGATCTTTCAAGAAAAATTTTTACAGGTCTTTTGAGCTTTATTACCGCCAAAGCTATCAATAGCTGAATCGTTATACCATCCTTTCTTCCAAAACCTCCTCCAAAAAAAGGCGCCGAAACCCTTATATCTTCCTGCGCAATTCCGAAAGCATAGGAGATTTCCGAAATATCTCTGTAAATAGTCTGTGTGCCTGCCCATATAGCAAGCTTTCCATCTTCGTCTATTTTCCCGAACCCTGCTTCTGTTTCAAGGGGCATATGATCCTGAAATGGCACACTATACTTGTTTTCTATAATTATATCTGCTTCTTTAAAAGCCTTTTCTATATCTCCCTTTGACACTTCTATGTGATGAAGCAGATTTCCACCCTCATGAACCTTTTCTGCTCCTTCACTCAATCCTTTAAAAGGATCTGTTATTATGTCAAGTATCTCATATTCTATTTTTATTTCTCGTATAGCTTCTTCTACAGCCCACTTATTTTCTGCAACTACCAGACAAATAGGGTCTCCAATGCATCTGACCTTCCTTTCTACTAAAATTTCCTGATCCTTATGCACAATTCCGTATCTATTTCTTCCTGGTATATCCTTTGCAGTGTAAATCGCTACAACACCTGGCACTTTCAATGCCCTCTCCAAATCAATACTAAGTATATTTGCATGAGGAATTTCAGCTCTCCTTACACCAAGTATAAGAGTACTCTCCTCGTTGTAGTCAGATGGATATTTATGTGTTCCATCAGCCTTAATTTTTCCGTCTACCCTATTAAACTCTTTTCCAATATATCTCACATAATGCCCCCCTTTATGTAACAGTCAAACCGCTCTAGCTATTTCTACTCTTGTTAATTTATATTAAGGAAGATTAAATATATTACACTTTTAAAAATGGGCAAAAAAAAAGATGCTGTGAAGTTCTTACTCCACAGCATCTTTTTTTTCCGTTTCTTCTTTTTCCTCCACAGCTCTAATAAAACTATTCCAATTTACAAACATATGAAATAGGCTTACCACATCCTGATCATTATAAAGAAGTATTTTTTCTTTCTTTTCTTCAGGCATTCTGTTTACATAATCCTCATCCTGCATAATTTTATGGAAGGTCTTTGCAAGATTTGCGCCGCTTATAAGCTCGCTGTCTCTAGATATACCAAATTCTTTCTCAAGTGCCTTAAGTCCTATAGATGTTTTTCTGACTTTTTCATATTCTTTCTGCAAATCTATACCCTTAAAAATTTCTTCTACATTAAAATCCATCTTATACTTATTGAACAAATAGTTAATAATAGTATAATCATTATTCCCTGAAAAAGTAACGATATATTTCTTTCCAAGCTTAAGCATTTGATCAAAATAGTCCTTAGCCAACACCAATATATCGTAAGCATCATCTTTATTTTCAATCATATATTGAGTAACTCTTAATATTTTATCCTTTTCATCATAATAGCAGCAACCAAATACTCCAACACATATAGGCTTTTTATAGACATAATGCTCCAAATCAAAGAATAGAGCATTCTTATATAAATCTTTTCTATTTTCGATATCTAAGGCAAAACTATTATCAACCTCTCCAATATATATTTCATTTTCTCTAGCTATCACAAAACCACTCTTTCCTAATCAATCTGAATCAAATCTGGGGTCAATTTGTATACCATATCTTTTCTTTCAACAACAATTAAGGATTTTTCTCTAGTTTCCTTGCTCTCCTGTACTTTTTTAATAAGCTCTCTTGTTGGATTTACAAGCACTGGCGCACCTACCAGCTGAAACATTGTAAAATCTCCCGCAGTATCTCCATAAGCATAACTCTTACTTAGGTCTATATTATATTTATCTGCAAAATGATGTATAGCTACTTTCTTGCTCTTGCTGTCCCACATAGGGACAACCTCGCCCGTGTAAAGCTCATTCTTATCAAGCATGTAAACAGCACCCTTATAGTCATCAAATCCGTGCTTTTGAGCCATTTCTCTAACAAGTTCTATAGGGCTGCCTGAAATAGTTATAAGTACATGCCCCTGTTGTTTATGCCACTTTATCCTGTCTCTTGTAAAAGTATAAACTCTGTCACCTTTCTGATTAACTACATTTCTAGCAATAAACTCCACCTGAGACCTATGCAATCCTTTTATTGCTTCAACATATATGTCTGCCATTCTTAATAGATAATTATCATAGTTCCCTTGTCTCTTATCCCATTTCTGATACTCAAGCCTTACATCATTATACCATCTTTCAGGGTCTATTATCTCATATTTAACCAATTTTTTGAATATCTCAGCAATAAGTCCTTCTCTGTAAAGAGTACCATCAATATCAAAAAAAGCTCCTATATTTTTGCTCATTCCTGCCTCCAATACCATGTTTAATAATATAATATTATAAATACGGTAATTATGCTATCAATATTTTGTAAGATATATATTAAGTATAACCAAATCTTTCATTTGTAATGAAAGTAAGAATAAAAAATGAAGAATGGAGAGTAAGAATCTCACATTCTTCATTTTTTTAAAATGCTGGTATTACGCTGCCGTCTGTATACTTATTTTGAAGGAACTGTTTAACCTCTGGTGAAGTTAGCGCCTCTGAAAGTGCTTTGATATAATCCTTATCCTTATCAGACTTTTTTACAGCTAAAATATTTGCAAATGGAGAATCTTTTGCTTCAATTGCAAGTGCATCCTTAGATGGATTTAATTTAGCTTCCAATGCATAATTCCCGTTAATAACAGCTGCATCAACATCATCTAGAGTTCTTGGAAGCTGTGCTGCTTCAAGTTCTTTAAATTTTAAGTTCTTAGGATTCTCAGTAATATCTATAGCTGTTACTAAATCTCCGCTCTTGAGTTTTATAAGACCGGCATTTTCAAGAACTCTTAAAGCTCTTGCTTCATTAGTTGGATCATTTGGTACTGCTATGGAAGCTCCGTCTTTTAATTCAGTTATTGCCTTAACCTTCTTAGAATAAACTCCCATTGGTTCTAGGTGAACTTTAACAGTATAATCTAATGAAAGATTTTTTTCCTTAACCATATTCTGAAGATAAGGCACGTGTTGAAAGAAATTTGCATCTAATTGACCGTCATTTACTGCAAGATTTGGCTGAACATAATCAGTAAACTCTGTTATTTCAAGTTTATAGCCTTTCTTTTCAAGTAACGGCTTAACAACCTCTAATATTTCTTTATGCGGTACCGGGCTTGCTCCGACCTTAATTATCTTTTTTTCGGATGAACCTGTGCTTGTTGGTGTGCCTGACGCCGGAGATGTTTGTTTTGCTCCGCAGCCTGCAAGTCCTGCTGTTAATGCTACAGCTAATAAAATACTTAATGTTTTTTTCATTTTTAAAAACCCCCTCTTTAAAAATATAATATTTTAAAATTTATTTGCTTAGCTTTTTATAAGCTAGATTACCTAAGCCTTGAAGTATCTGAACCACAATAATAAGTATAATAACAGTGTAAATCATTATATCTGTCTTAAACCTTTGATACCCATACCTGACAGCTATGTCCCCAAGACCTCCTGCACCTATGGTACCAGCCATTGCTGAATAGCCAATAACACTTATAACTGTAAGTGTTATTCCAAGGATTATAGATGGAAGAGCCTCTTTTATCATAACTTTAATTATTATCTGCCAAGTACTTGCACCAAAGGATTTTGCTGCTTCAATAATTCCTGGATCAACTTCTTTAAGAGCTGATTCAATAACTCTAGCTGCAAAAGGAGCTGCCCCAATTGTAAGAGGCACTATAGCTGCTTCCCTTCCAATGGTAGTTCCCGCAATAAGCTTTGTTAGTGGAAATATTGCTATCATCAATATTATAAATGGGAAGGATCTTAAAAGATTTATAAAAAAATTCAAAATGCTATTTACTGCTTTATTAGGCTTCAAACCTTTAGCATCTGTTATTACCAAAGCAATAGCAGGAATAAAACCAATAATTACCGCATAAAGAGTTGATAGCAGTACCATGTACAATGTGTCCCATAACCCGGGCAAAAGTATATCTAATAATAATTTATTTAACGGCATCTTTTATTACCTCCCAGCTTACTTCCTGCTTTCTTAAGAATTCGAATATTTGTTTTTCATATCTTTCCTCTACATTTATGACTAAGCTTCCCAAAACATCCTCTCTAAACCTTTCAAGCTTACCCCAAACTATTGAAAAATCTATATCAAGATCTCTAGCCATTGAGGTTATTATAGTCCTTTGACTTTGATCTTTTGGAAAGAATATTTTTATATTTGAGCCTTCACGAGGCAAAAGCTCTTCCTCGCCCATAAGGTCCCTCAATTCATGTGGAGGTTCAAGGAATAAATCTTCAACCACACCAATAGCTTTAACTTCACCGTCTTCCATTAAAGCTACTCTGCTGCACACCTCTTTTATAACCTCCATTTGGTGTGTAACTATAACTATTGTTATATTAAGCTTTTGGTTTATTTCTCTTAAAAGCTGAAGTATTGATTTTGTAGTCTTAGGGTCTAAAGCTGAAGTAGCTTCATCACATAAAAGTATTTTAGGCTGAAGAGCAAGAGCCCTTGCTATTGCAACTCTTTGTTTTTGTCCTCCGCTCAGCTCCCTAGGATAACTTTTCGTCTTTTCCTCCAAACCTACCAGCTTTAAGAGGCTGTGTACTCTCTCCTTTATTTCTTCTTTAGGAACTCTCCATAGCTGCATTGGTAGAGCGACATTTTCATACACATTTACTCTGTTTAATAGATTAAAACTTTGAAATATCATTCCCAGTTCTTTTCTAAATTCTCTTAATGATTTAGTTTTAAGGCTCCTAACCTCTTTATCCATAACAATTATACTTCCACTATCGTAGCCCTCAAGACCATTAAGACACCTAAGCAATGTTGACTTTCCTGCTCCGCTATGTCCAACTATTCCAAAGATTTCCCCTTGCTCTACTTCTAAGCTTACTTCACGAAGCACCTCTGTATTTCCAAAGCTTTTTGAAACTTTACTTATATGAATCATTCATTTCCCCCTTACATACTTATTTAAGAATCCAAATACTATCAATTGATATTAATAACTATTCTAATTAAAAATATAAAAATAAGCCCCGAGAAAACCTCGGGGCTCTATAAGCATTCCGTGTTTCCTCATCTCCCAGTGTTTATAAAACACTGCAGGAATTGGCACCATTGCATTGTTATAATAACAATGCCGGTTGCCGGGCTTCATAGGGCCAGTCCCTCCACCTCTCTAGATAAGTATATCATCAATATTAAATTACTTTAGTTAAATGCAGTAATACTGTGTTCCTGCATTGATTTAATTATATTAACATTTGGTGTATATGTCAATAGATTTTTGCAATTTTTATTTTCATATTTTGCAATTGTTAAGCATATTTAATGAAATCGTTTAGTTGCTTTTCTAAGTCCTTAGTATATTTTTTGTCCATAGGTTCTAAATTTTCTAATCTGTATGGAATGCCAAGTTGCTCATATTTGGAAACTCCCATTGTATGATAAGGAAGAAGTTCAACTTTATCAACATTTTTAATTTCTTTTATAATGCCCTTAAGCTTTTCAATATGCTCTGCAGAATCTGTTATTCCTGGTACAACCACATGTCTAATCCAAACCTTTGTATTAGATTTATCTAATTCTTCAAGAAACTGATCTAGACCATGCTTACTTCTGCCTGTAAGGTTTTTGTATCCAAAATCATCTACATGCTTTATATCTAAAAGTACCAAATCTACATACTTTAGTATTTCAGAATATTCTCCAAAGCCATATCCAGCTGTATCTAACGCAGTGTGTATTCCCTTTTCCTTACAAAGTTTAAGCATTTCCAGCAGAAATTCAGGCTGAAGAAGAGGATCTCCTCCTGAAAAGGTAACACCACCGCCTGAGCGTTCAAAGTATGGTCTAAATCGCATAATCTTTCTTAAAAGCTCCTCTGGAGTCATTTCATTTCCTCCATCCATAGCCCAAGTATCTGGATTATGACAATAAGCGCATCTCAGCTTGCATCCCTGAAAAA
The genomic region above belongs to Clostridium swellfunianum and contains:
- a CDS encoding HAD-IB family hydrolase; this encodes MSKNIGAFFDIDGTLYREGLIAEIFKKLVKYEIIDPERWYNDVRLEYQKWDKRQGNYDNYLLRMADIYVEAIKGLHRSQVEFIARNVVNQKGDRVYTFTRDRIKWHKQQGHVLITISGSPIELVREMAQKHGFDDYKGAVYMLDKNELYTGEVVPMWDSKSKKVAIHHFADKYNIDLSKSYAYGDTAGDFTMFQLVGAPVLVNPTRELIKKVQESKETREKSLIVVERKDMVYKLTPDLIQID
- a CDS encoding methionine ABC transporter ATP-binding protein encodes the protein MIHISKVSKSFGNTEVLREVSLEVEQGEIFGIVGHSGAGKSTLLRCLNGLEGYDSGSIIVMDKEVRSLKTKSLREFRKELGMIFQSFNLLNRVNVYENVALPMQLWRVPKEEIKERVHSLLKLVGLEEKTKSYPRELSGGQKQRVAIARALALQPKILLCDEATSALDPKTTKSILQLLREINQKLNITIVIVTHQMEVIKEVCSRVALMEDGEVKAIGVVEDLFLEPPHELRDLMGEEELLPREGSNIKIFFPKDQSQRTIITSMARDLDIDFSIVWGKLERFREDVLGSLVINVEERYEKQIFEFLRKQEVSWEVIKDAVK
- a CDS encoding methionine ABC transporter permease — translated: MPLNKLLLDILLPGLWDTLYMVLLSTLYAVIIGFIPAIALVITDAKGLKPNKAVNSILNFFINLLRSFPFIILMIAIFPLTKLIAGTTIGREAAIVPLTIGAAPFAARVIESALKEVDPGIIEAAKSFGASTWQIIIKVMIKEALPSIILGITLTVISVIGYSAMAGTIGAGGLGDIAVRYGYQRFKTDIMIYTVIILIIVVQILQGLGNLAYKKLSK
- a CDS encoding xanthine dehydrogenase family protein molybdopterin-binding subunit codes for the protein MRYIGKEFNRVDGKIKADGTHKYPSDYNEESTLILGVRRAEIPHANILSIDLERALKVPGVVAIYTAKDIPGRNRYGIVHKDQEILVERKVRCIGDPICLVVAENKWAVEEAIREIKIEYEILDIITDPFKGLSEGAEKVHEGGNLLHHIEVSKGDIEKAFKEADIIIENKYSVPFQDHMPLETEAGFGKIDEDGKLAIWAGTQTIYRDISEISYAFGIAQEDIRVSAPFFGGGFGRKDGITIQLLIALAVIKLKRPVKIFLERSESINSSYHRHAAYMHYKTAAKRDGTIIGCEAKLYFDKGAYASLGAEVLNLAVEHFAGPYRVDNTHVEGFAVYTNNPIGGAFRGFGVPQVNFAFESQMDILSEKCNIEPLEFRKLNVIKQWDTSCIGHTFIYSTGLKECLEALERTELYKNREQYLENVKPNKKRGLGIACSYQGGGLGVNIPDFAQAKLELCGNGSLIVYGGISDMGQGNTTAYVQIIAEHFDMDRSKIKYTTPDSKFTLDSGPASASRTTYIYGKALDGAAKIMKDRMLSAAAMLLQENKENLSFKEGKIKGRKGNISFDVVCKAISKEDRIAVCYADNPVAKDKHEIGHGLPHIIYSHAAHMALVEVDLLTGEVSVVKYITATECGKVINLQSLKGQIHGGAAQGIGYALYEGLKLKDSRVLNNKMSTYIIPSIMDVPDIETLHVETYETTGVFGMKGVGEISIDAPAPTISNAVYNAVGYRCFSLPVSAEKILLRDSHTW
- the pflA gene encoding pyruvate formate-lyase-activating protein, which codes for MLKGRIHSIESMGLVDGPGVRTVVFFQGCKLRCAYCHNPDTWAMDGGNEMTPEELLRKIMRFRPYFERSGGGVTFSGGDPLLQPEFLLEMLKLCKEKGIHTALDTAGYGFGEYSEILKYVDLVLLDIKHVDDFGYKNLTGRSKHGLDQFLEELDKSNTKVWIRHVVVPGITDSAEHIEKLKGIIKEIKNVDKVELLPYHTMGVSKYEQLGIPYRLENLEPMDKKYTKDLEKQLNDFIKYA
- a CDS encoding MetQ/NlpA family ABC transporter substrate-binding protein, which gives rise to MKKTLSILLAVALTAGLAGCGAKQTSPASGTPTSTGSSEKKIIKVGASPVPHKEILEVVKPLLEKKGYKLEITEFTDYVQPNLAVNDGQLDANFFQHVPYLQNMVKEKNLSLDYTVKVHLEPMGVYSKKVKAITELKDGASIAVPNDPTNEARALRVLENAGLIKLKSGDLVTAIDITENPKNLKFKELEAAQLPRTLDDVDAAVINGNYALEAKLNPSKDALAIEAKDSPFANILAVKKSDKDKDYIKALSEALTSPEVKQFLQNKYTDGSVIPAF
- a CDS encoding ribonuclease H-like domain-containing protein, with the protein product MIARENEIYIGEVDNSFALDIENRKDLYKNALFFDLEHYVYKKPICVGVFGCCYYDEKDKILRVTQYMIENKDDAYDILVLAKDYFDQMLKLGKKYIVTFSGNNDYTIINYLFNKYKMDFNVEEIFKGIDLQKEYEKVRKTSIGLKALEKEFGISRDSELISGANLAKTFHKIMQDEDYVNRMPEEKKEKILLYNDQDVVSLFHMFVNWNSFIRAVEEKEETEKKDAVE